A part of Chitinivorax sp. B genomic DNA contains:
- a CDS encoding pyridoxal phosphate-dependent aminotransferase has product MMTLHTAQRIARLQQSDIRAMTRACERLGGINLGQGLGDLPAPLAVKQGAIQAIEANAATYTASEGIPELRVAIARKLARDNGIHADPAAEIVVTVGATGAFAATLQALLNPGDGVLLFEPYYGYHLNTILLTGNEPQFVTLNAPAFTLQEAVIEAAIRPNTRAIVLCTPANPSGQMLSQADIELISRVAAKHDLLVITDEIYEYIAYDGRQHISPASLPGLRDRTVMISGFSKTFSITGWRLGYVVAPAALARAINLVNDLYYVCAPAPLQRGVAAGLEQATDYLYQLKHDYQLRRDVLCEGLVTAGMRPVIPQGAYYVLADISEFGYADARSAAMALLETTGVASVPGSAFHQSVAGERLLRFCFAKDEATLRDAADRLKKFRPAAN; this is encoded by the coding sequence ATGATGACACTACACACCGCACAACGCATTGCCCGCTTGCAACAATCCGATATTCGCGCGATGACCCGTGCCTGCGAGCGTTTGGGCGGTATCAACCTGGGGCAGGGCTTGGGTGATCTGCCAGCACCGCTGGCGGTCAAGCAAGGGGCAATACAGGCCATTGAAGCCAATGCGGCCACCTATACGGCATCGGAAGGCATACCGGAGCTACGTGTGGCCATTGCCCGCAAACTGGCACGGGATAATGGGATTCATGCTGACCCGGCAGCTGAGATTGTCGTGACCGTAGGGGCAACAGGGGCATTTGCCGCTACCTTGCAAGCCTTGTTGAATCCAGGGGACGGGGTACTGCTGTTTGAACCCTATTATGGTTACCACCTCAACACCATTTTGCTGACTGGTAATGAGCCACAGTTCGTCACGTTGAATGCCCCGGCCTTTACCTTGCAGGAAGCCGTAATCGAAGCTGCCATCCGCCCCAATACCCGGGCCATCGTATTGTGTACGCCAGCCAATCCCAGTGGGCAGATGTTGTCACAAGCTGATATCGAGTTGATCAGTCGTGTGGCAGCAAAGCATGATCTGCTGGTCATTACCGATGAAATCTACGAATACATTGCCTACGACGGTCGTCAGCACATATCACCAGCGAGCTTGCCTGGACTGCGGGATCGTACCGTGATGATCTCGGGCTTTTCCAAAACCTTCAGCATCACTGGCTGGCGGTTGGGGTATGTGGTGGCACCTGCTGCGTTGGCCAGGGCCATCAATCTGGTCAACGATCTGTACTATGTTTGTGCACCAGCACCGCTACAACGTGGTGTGGCCGCAGGCTTGGAACAGGCGACGGACTATCTGTATCAACTGAAGCATGACTATCAGCTGCGGCGCGATGTTCTGTGCGAAGGACTGGTCACGGCCGGTATGCGGCCAGTGATTCCTCAGGGGGCCTACTATGTGCTGGCTGACATCAGTGAGTTTGGTTATGCCGATGCCCGCAGCGCAGCCATGGCTTTATTGGAAACAACGGGCGTGGCATCGGTTCCAGGGTCAGCCTTTCATCAAAGTGTTGCAGGCGAGAGGCTGTTGCGATTCTGCTTTGCCAAAGATGAAGCCACCTTGCGTGATGCCGCTGACCGCTTGAAGAAATTCCGTCCAGCGGCCAATTGA